The Parambassis ranga chromosome 1, fParRan2.1, whole genome shotgun sequence genome includes a region encoding these proteins:
- the ier2b gene encoding immediate early response 2b yields MSATTAMEVNVEARRILAVSISKLYASRTQRGGLRLHRSLLLSLVMRSARDIYHSSRESEVLTGAPSEEPMDTSSSQGEQTPQPEPQPEPQPILNSAEVTPEEPENTEDECEGEITEDKENLSPSRQSRKRRGKASAAPDFLPSKRARLEHGEERYAAALGSCRVGAGESLTTLSLNRVIPAF; encoded by the coding sequence ATGAGTGCCACAACAGCTATGGAAGTGAACGTCGAGGCCAGGCGGATTCTGGCTGTGTCGATCAGCAAGCTGTACGCCTCCAGGacccagagaggaggactgagaCTACACCGGAGCCTCCTACTCTCCCTGGTCATGAGGTCCGCCCGGGACATCTATCACTCGTCCCGGGAGAGCGAGGTACTGACCGGCGCGCCGTCCGAGGAGCCAATGGACACAAGCTCCAGCCAGGGGGAACAGACCCCGCAGCCCGAGCCTCAGCCTGAGCCTCAACCGATACTGAACTCAGCCGAGGTGACACCAGAGGAGCCAGAGAACACCGAGGATGAGTGTGAAGGCGAAATCACAGAGGACAAAGAGAACTTGAGCCCATCGAGGCAGTCCAGGAAACGCCGGGGCAAGGCGTCGGCGGCGCCTGACTTCCTTCCCAGTAAGAGGGCGAGGCTGGAGCATGGGGAGGAAAGGTATGCGGCCGCACTGGGCAGCTGTCGCGTCGGAGCCGGGGAGTCCCTGACCACTTTGTCTCTAAATCGGGTTATACCTGCCTTCTGA